A single window of Pyrus communis chromosome 10, drPyrComm1.1, whole genome shotgun sequence DNA harbors:
- the LOC137747052 gene encoding proline-rich receptor-like protein kinase PERK1 produces the protein MSAPAPSTNTTSPPPPTAPAPSAPTPPSPTAPPPSTPSAPPPATPSAPPPATSSSPPPSSTTPTPPSTTPPPASSASPPPPKSTTPSPPPPKSTTPSPPPPTSSGSTPSTASKSPPPPPKSSSSPSPPSSGLESGVIIGIAIGAVVILVVLSLCCIFCSKKKKRRRRDEEYYMPPPPPPGPKVDPYGGPPHQWQQHAPPPGNHPVKMMPKPSLPPPVASRPPHSPQYKPNPVAPPPPFTNSSGGSGSNYSGGDLPSPPPPPAYSLGFSKSTFTYEELALATEGFSDSNLLGQGGFGYVHKGVLPNGKEVAIKQLKAGSGQGEREFQAEVEIISRVHHRHLVSLVGYCMTGSERLLVYEFVPNNTMEFHLHGKGRPTMDWSTRLKIALGSAKGLAYLHEDCHPKIIHRDIKAANILLDFKFEAKVADFGLAKLSSDLNTHVSTRVMGTFGYLAPEYASSGKLTDKSDVFSFGVMLLELITGRRPVDASQTYVEDSLVEWARPVLTRALEERNFDGLVDPKLQNSYDPNEMARMVACAAACIRHSARRRPRMSQVVRALEGDVSLSDLNEGIQPGQSNVYSSYGSSDYDSSQYKEDMKKFRKMALGSQEYGASSEYSAPTSEYGLYPSGSSSGEGQSRQTTREMELGRIKKNNRGFSSGTS, from the exons ATGTCGGCTCCGGCGCCGTCGACCAACACAACCTCGCCGCCACCGCCCACAGCTCCGGCGCCTTCTGCGCCTACGCCGCCATCCCCCACCGCACCGCCTCCTTCGACTCCTAGCGCACCGCCACCAGCGACCCCGAGCGCACCACCACCAGCCACTTCGTCGTCACCACCACCGTCGTCGACCACACCCACACCACCATCGACGACTCCACCTCCGGCCTCTTCTGCATCCCCGCCGCCGCCGAAATCAACCACCCCATCTCCTCCTCCGCCGAAATCAACCACCCCGTCTCCTCCGCCGCCGACTTCTTCGGGTTCTACGCCTTCTACCGCCTCAAAGAGTCCTCCGCCTCCGCCAAAATCGTCTTCGTCGCCGTCACCGCCATCTTCAGGCTTGGAGTCGGGGGTTATAATCGGGATTGCCATTGGAGCTGTGGTGATCTTAGTGGTGCTGAGTCTTTGCTGCATTTTTTGcagtaagaagaagaaaaggagaagaagagatgaAGAGTATTATATGCCTCCGCCGCCGCCTCCTGGCCCCAAAG TTGACCCATACGGTGGTCCGCCACATCAGTGGCAACAACATGCTCCTCCGCCTGGAAATCATCCAGTCAAAATGATGCCTAAGCCATCTCTGCCACCACCAGTAGCATCACGGCCACCACACTCACCACAATATAAGCCAAATCCggtggcaccaccaccacctttcACAAACAGCAGTGGAGGTTCTGGTTCCAATTATTCAGGGGGTGATCTACCCTCACCACCACCTCCCCCAGCCTATTCCTTGGGGTTCTCTAAAAGCACATTCACATATGAGGAACTAGCGTTGGCAACTGAAGGCTTCTCGGATTCCAATCTTCTTGGTCAAGGTGGATTTGGATACGTACACAAAGGAGTCCTTCCGAATGGGAAGGAAGTAGCAATTAAGCAGCTGAAAGCTGGAAGTGGGCAAGGGGAGCGTGAATTCCAGGCAGAAGTTGAAATTATTAGCCGTGTGCATCACAGGCATCTTGTTTCACTTGTTGGATATTGCATGACTGGATCTGAGAGACTACTGGTTTATGAGTTTGTTCCCAATAATACTATGGAGTTTCACTTACATG GAAAGGGACGACCTACCATGGATTGGTCAACCAGACTAAAAATTGCTTTAGGGTCTGCAAAAGGACTAGCCTATCTTCACGAGGATT GTCATCCAAAAATTATTCATCGTGATATTAAAGCCGCTAATATACTTTTGGATTTCAAGTTTGAGGCAAAG GTTGCGGATTTTGGACTTGCCAAGCTTTCATCTGATCTTAATACTCACGTTTCCACCCGAGTGATGGGAACTTTTGG GTATCTGGCTCCGGAATATGCTTCAAGTGGAAAACTCACAGACAAGTCAGATGTTTTCTCCTTTGGGGTTATGCTTTTGGAGTTGATTACTGGACGTCGGCCTGTTGATGCATCTCAAACTTACGTGGAGGATAGTTTGGTTGAATGG GCAAGGCCTGTGCTAACTCGAGCTTTGGAAGAAAGAAACTTTGATGGACTAGTAGATCCTAAGCTTCAGAATAGTTATGATCCCAACGAGATGGCTCGTATGGTTGCTTGTGCTGCAGCTTGCATACGTCATTCTGCACGGCGTCGACCACGAATGAGTCAG GTTGTCCGTGCTTTAGAGGGAGATGTGTCTCTGTCCGACCTCAACGAAGGAATCCAGCCTGGACAGAGCAATGTCTACAGTTCTTACGGGAGCTCAGACTATGACTCAAGCCAATACAAAGAGGACATGAAAAAGTTCAGAAAGATGGCATTGGGAAGCCAGGAGTACGGTGCTAGCAGCGAGTATAGCGCGCCTACCAGTGAATACGGTTTGTACCCATCCGGCTCAAGCAGCGGGGAAGGCCAAAGCCGCCAAACCACCCGAGAAATGGAATTGGGAAGGATAAAGAAAAACAATCGCGGTTTTAGCAGTGGAACCTCTTAA
- the LOC137747679 gene encoding probable chlorophyll(ide) b reductase NYC1, chloroplastic, which produces MAMVARFHACPQSLEHFNVKDHRGTRPAVVIGSGFRRSGGLLAAGRHGFCLKPCRSFRGEDNGGDAEEGEAESGRKRGNLKKGGGILKSLKSSVWGGFGWGFRDGDEHRKAVAKLEEICQSAAVQIGRYIVTMMSTGVILAIGFQLSGGDADLNELVWYSWLGGIIIGTMVGANMVLEDHCRAGPRNVVISGSTRGLGKALAREFLLSGDRVVVASRSPESVQATVKELEENLKEGINSAGGLSKNLKHAKVVGIACDVCEPGDVQKLANFAVSELGHIDIWINNAGANKGFRPLLQFTDEDIKQIVSTNLVGSILCTREAMHIMMNQPKGGHIFNMDGAGSGGSSTPLTAVYGSTKCGLRQLQSSLLKECKRSKVGVHTASPGMVLTDLLLSGSSLKNKQMFNFICELPETVARTLVPRMRVVKGTGKAINYLTPPRILLALVTAWLRRGRWFDDQGKALYAAEADRLRNWAENRTRFYFTDAMEMYTENTWVSVFSLSVVCAFIILSSTSSNLPGT; this is translated from the exons ATGGCCATGGTTGCGAGGTTTCACGCATGCCCACAGAGCTTGGAGCACTTCAACGTCAAGGACCACCGCGGAACCCGCCCTGCGGTGGTAATCGGGTCGGGTTTTCGGCGTTCCGGGGGTCTGCTGGCCGCGGGGAGACATGGGTTTTGCTTGAAACCGTGCAGGTCGTTTAGGGGGGAGGATAACGGGGGGGATGCGGAGGAGGGAGAGGCAGAAAGTGGGAGAAAGCGTGGGAATTTGAAGAAGGGAGGTGGGATTTTGAAATCTTTGAAATCTTCGGTTTGGGGTGGTTTTGGTTGGGGGTTTAGAGATGGGGATGAACACAGGAAGGCTGTGGCCAAGTTGGAGGAGATCTGTCAATCT GCTGCTGTTCAAATCGGAAGATATATTGTGACCATGATGAGCACAGGAGTTATACTAGCAATTGGGTTTCAGTTGTCAG GTGGAGACGCTGATTTGAATGAGCTAGTTTGGTATAGCTGGCTTGGTGGAATTATTATCGGAACTATGGTTGGAGCTAACATGGTTTTAGAGGATCACTGTCGAGCTGGTCCACGAAATGTTGTCATCAGTGGAAG CACAAGGGGACTTGGAAAAGCACTTGCTCGTGAATTTCTTCTTTCTGGAGATCGTGTAGTGGTCGCTTCTCGAAG CCCTGAGTCTGTACAAGCAACTGTCAAAGAGCTCGAGGAAAACCTAAAGGAAGGTATAAACAGTGCAGGTGGCTTATCCAAGAACCTGAAACATGCAAAAGTGGTTGGCATAGCATGTGATGTTTGTGAACCTGGTGATGTGCAGAAACTGGCAAATTTCGCTGTTAGTGAACTCGGTCATATTGACATTTGG ATAAACAATGCTGGTGCTAATAAAGGATTTAGACCATTGCTTCAGTTTACGGACGAAGACATTAAGCAG ATTGTCTCCACAAACCTGGTTGGTTCAATACTCTGCACTCGAGAAGCAATGCATATAATGATGAATCAGCCTAAAGGTGGGCACATATTTAATATGGATGGAGCAGGCTCTGGGGGATCAAGTACCCCTTTGACAGCTGT CTATGGATCGACAAAGTGTGGTCTTAGACAACTTCAATCATCACTTTTAAAGGAGTGCAAGCGGTCCAAAGTAGGAGTACACACAGCATCTCCTGGCATGGTTCTTACCGATCTTCTTCTGAG TGGTTCTTCCTTGAAGAATAAACAAATGTTTAACTTCATATGTGAGCTTCCTGAAACAGTAGCTAGAACTTTGGTTCCACGGATGCGAGTTGTAAAAGGAACAGGAAAGGCCATCAATTACTTGACACCTCCTAGGATCTTACTCGCTTTAGTAACTGCATGGCTGCGACGAGGTCGCTGGTTTGATGACCAG GGCAAGGCATTATACGCAGCAGAAGCAGACAGACTTCGGAACTGGGCGGAAAACCGCACCCGTTTTTACTTCACTGATGCAATGGAGATGTACACGGAGAACACATGGGTGTCTGTCTTCTCACTTTCCGTTGTTTGCGCCTTCATAATTCTTTCTAGCACCAGCAGCAACTTACCTGGTACTTGA
- the LOC137748244 gene encoding uncharacterized protein, with the protein MHRRPDQRSRSAKPTTIHGCAQSGDLIGFQKLLRENPSLLNEKNAVMAQTPLHVSAGYNRGEIVKFLLDWRGPGEVELEAKNMYGETPLHMAAKNGCSDAARLLLVHGAFIEAKANNGMTPLHLAVWYSLTADEFSTVKTLLEYNADCSAKDDEGMTPIHHVSKGRANGKLRELLQWHYEEQRRKKAIEACSETKAKMDELESELSNIVGLHELKVQLRKWAKGMLLDERRKALGLKVGVRRPPHMAFLGNPGTGKTMVARILGRLLHMVGILPTDKVTEVQRTDLVGEFVGHTGPKTRRKIKDAEGGILFVDEAYRLIPMQKADDKDYGLEALEEIMSVMDSGKIVVIFAGYSEPMKRVIASNEGFCRRVTKFFNFSDFTSEDLAKILHIKMHNQTEESLLYGFQLHSSCSIETVADLIGTETTEKQCKEMNGGLVDTMLVNARESLDLRLDFDCIDTEELGTITLEDLQAGLRILSQ; encoded by the exons ATGCATAGGCGCCCAGATCAACGGTCGAGATCCGCCAAGCCCACTACCATCCACGGCTGCGCTCAGTCCGGCGACCTTATTGGGTTTCAGAAGCTGCTTCGGGAAAACCCATCTCTTCTCAACGAGAAAAATGCCGTT ATGGCACAAACTCCTCTTCATGTTTCTGCTGGTTACAACAGGGGTGAGATAGTTAAATTTCTTCTTGATTGGCGAGGGCCGGGTGAAGTTGAGTTGGAAGCCAAGAACATG TACGGAGAAACACCATTGCACATGGCAGCAAAGAATGGATGCAGTGATGCTGCACGGTTGCTTCTTGTCCATGGTGCTTTTATCGAAGCCAAAGCAAAT AACGGAATGACCCCATTACACCTTGCTGTGTGGTACTCACTTACCGCTGATGAGTTCTCAACTGTCAAAACATTACTAGAGTACAATGCTGATTGCAGTGCTAAGGACGAT GAGGGCATGACTCCTATACATCATGTATCAAAAGGCCGTGCAAATGGAAAGCTGCGGGAACTATTACAGTGGCACTATGAAGAGCAGAGGAGAAAAAAGGCAATTGAAGCATGCAGTGAAACTAAAGCTAAGATGGATGAACTTGAAAGTGAGTTATCAAATATTGTTGGTTTGCATGAGCTCAAGGTACAACTACGGAAATGGGCAAAGGGTATGCTTTTGGATGAGAGGCGTAAAGCTCTTGGGCTGAAAGTTGGTGTAAGGAGACCGCCTCATATGGCCTTTCTTGGAAATCCCGGAACCG GTAAGACCATGGTAGCTCGAATTCTTGGAAGATTACTCCATATGGTGGGAATTCTACCTACTGATAAAGTAACAGAAGTACAGAGGACTGATCTGGTTGGGGAATTTGTTGGTCATACTGGACCCAAAACCAGGAGGAAG ATTAAAGACGCAGAGGGAGGAATTCTTTTTGTAGATGAAGCTTATCGACTAATACCTATGCAGAAGGCAGACGATAAAGACTATGGCTTGGAAGCATTGGAAGAGATCATGTCTGTCATGGATAGTGGAAAAATTGTAGTCATATTTGCAGGATACAGCGAACCAATGAAACGTGTGATAGCTTCAAATGAAGGTTTCTGTCGACGCGTGACcaagtttttcaattttagCGACTTCACTTCAGAAGACCTAGCAAAGATTCTCCATATCAAGATGCATAATCAGACAGAGGAGAGCTTGTTGTATGGATTCCAGTTACACTCTTCATGCAGTATAGAAACTGTTGCAGATCTGATCGGAACAGAGACCACAGAAAAGCAGTGTAAGGAGATGAACGGAGGTTTGGTGGATACTATGTTAGTGAATGCTAGAGAGAGTTTGGACCTTAGGCTCGATTTTGATTGTATAGACACGGAAGAACTTGGAACAATCACCCTAGAGGATTTACAAGCTGGCCTTCGGATTTTGTCACAATGA
- the LOC137747160 gene encoding uncharacterized protein, producing MVKGEAKAPQPAEYTAALLPKVEPKKKRWEKRKKKNPIAISVDPDGNPIVPAAVPGGEKSTRTVRVKVVLENPAAIPTPQPAEHAAVPLPEEAPKKKRWEKRKRKNPIAVSFDADGNPIVDSEKSLEIIVPAPQPAEHEAALLPEAEPKKKRWEKKKKKNPIVVSLDADGNPIVDSQKSVEIIVPAPQPAEHEAALLPEAEPKKKRWEKKKKKNPTVVSLDADGNPIVDSQKSVEIIVPARQPAEHEAALLPEAEPKKKRWEKKKKKNPIVVSLNADGNPIVDSQKSVEIIVPAPQPAEHEAALLPEAEPKKKRWEKKKKKNPIVASLDADGNPIVDSQNSVDIKEQALQPEPEPIGPTAVPLEVGLENPVVDLPKSIDQTVPSNEKAITVPVEVGLGNLVVNAANIEAIVPSKKSKRKKSKTTVPGLENPVADAPEAEQTGLIPKPESIVPVTVPGTTRVSVEVGLENLVVDAPKSVEAIVCSTTVPSKKRKIKKSKTTVPFEVGLENPVAHAPQTIEVEQAGLVPNPEPIVSMTVPSTTIVHVQGGLENPVDLPKCIEVEHAGVLPKPESVVPSTVPSKKRKRKKSTDNVPVEVGLEDTVVDAPKPIEVDQVGLFQNLEPIVPLTVPSTTTIPVAVGLQNPVFDAPNFFNGIVFSPLCGSSRIYEKNNDTSTFPIDVEAREYVEICVLCRKKGHSIPTCPELNNLHVHSGGPKLEMKMREKLPPMPWGRRKRKKSSSGK from the exons ATGGTGAAGGGCGAAGCCAAAGCGCCGCAGCCGGCAGAGTACACCGCCGCGCTGCTCCCGAAAGTAGAACCGAAAAAGAAGAGGTGggagaagaggaaaaagaagaacCCAATCGCAATCTCTGTCGATCCTGACGGAAACCCAATAGTCCCAGCGGCAGTCCCGGGCGGCGAGAAGAGTACACGTACAGTTCGGGTCAAGGTGGTATTGGAAAACCCAGCGGCAATCCCAACGCCGCAGCCGGCAGAGCACGCTGCCGTGCCGCTCCCAGAAGAAGCTCCGAAAAAGAAGAGGTGggagaagaggaaaaggaagAACCCAATCGCAGTGTCTTTTGATGCTGACGGAAACCCAATTGTCGATTctgaaaaatctcttgaaaTAATAGTCCCAGCGCCGCAGCCGGCAGAGCACGAAGCTGCGCTGCTCCCGGAAGCAGAGCCGAAAAAGAAGAGgtgggagaagaagaaaaagaagaacccAATCGTAGTGTCTCTTGATGCTGACGGAAACCCAATTGTCGATTCCCAAAAATCTGTTGAAATAATAGTCCCAGCGCCGCAGCCGGCAGAGCACGAAGCTGCGCTGCTCCCGGAAGCAGAGCCGAAAAAGAAGAGgtgggagaagaagaaaaagaagaacccAACCGTAGTGTCTCTTGATGCTGACGGAAACCCAATTGTCGATTCCCAAAAATCTGTTGAAATAATAGTCCCAGCGCGGCAGCCGGCCGAGCACGAAGCTGCGCTGCTCCCGGAAGCAGAGCCGAAAAAGAAGAGgtgggagaagaagaaaaagaagaacccAATCGTAGTGTCTCTTAATGCTGACGGAAACCCAATTGTTGATTCCCAAAAATCTGTTGAAATAATAGTCCCAGCGCCACAGCCGGCAGAGCACGAAGCTGCGCTGCTTCCGGAAGCAGAGCCGAAAAAGAAGAGgtgggagaagaagaaaaagaagaacccAATCGTAGCGTCTCTTGATGCTGACGGAAACCCAATTGTCGATTCCCAAAATTCTGTTGACATAAAGGAACAAGCTTTACAGCCAGAGCCAGAGCCTATAGGCCCAACTGCAGTCCCGCTTGAGGTGGGATTGGAAAACCCAGTCGTTGATTTGCCGAAATCGATTGACCAAACGGTCCCGAGCAATGAGAAGGCAATCACTGTCCCTGTTGAGGTAGGATTGGGGAATCTAGTTGTTAATGCTGCGAATATTGAAGCAATAGTCCCGAGCAAGAAGAGCAAGAGAAAGAAGAGCAAAACCACAGTCCCGGGATTGGAAAACCCAGTTGCTGATGCGCCAGAAGCAGAGCAGACGGGACTGATTCCGAAGCCTGAGTCGATAGTTCCAGTAACAGTCCCGGGCACAACCAGAGTCTCTGTCGAGGTGGGCTTGGAAAACCTAGTTGTTGATGCGCCAAAATCTGTTGAAGCAATAGTCTGTAGCACAACAGTTCCGagcaagaagaggaagataaagAAGAGCAAAACCACAGTCCCTTTTGAGGTAGGATTGGAAAACCCAGTTGCTCATGCACCACAAACTATTGAGGTGGAACAGGCGGGACTGGTTCCGAATCCTGAGCCGATAGTTTCAATGACAGTCCCCAGTACAACCATAGTCCATGTCCAGGGCGGATTGGAAAACCCAGTTGATTTGCCAAAATGTATTGAAGTAGAGCATGCTGGAGTGCTTCCGAAGCCTGAGTCAGTAGTCCCATCAACAGTGCCGagcaagaagaggaagagaaagaagagcaCAGATAATGTCCCTGTTGAGGTGGGATTGGAAGACACAGTTGTTGATGCGCCAAAACCTATTGAAGTAGACCAGGTGGGACTGTTTCAGAATCTGGAGCCGATAGTCCCACTGACAGTCCCGAGCACAACCACAATCCCTGTCGCGGTGGGATTGCAAAACCCAGTTTTTGATGCGCCAAATTTTTTTAACGGAATAGTCTTCAGCCCACTATGTGGAAGCTCGAGAATATATGAGAAAAATAATGACACATCCACGTTCCCTATCGATGTGGAAGCTCGAGAATATGTTGAG ATATGTGTCCTGTGTCGGAAAAAAGGGCATAGCATCCCGACTTGCCCTGAGCTGAACAACCTCCACGTGCATAGTGGAGGCCCGAAACTTGAaatgaaaatgagagagaagttACCACCGATGCCTTGGG GTAGacggaagaggaagaaaagcagTAGTGGTAAATAA